A genomic stretch from Theobroma cacao cultivar B97-61/B2 chromosome 4, Criollo_cocoa_genome_V2, whole genome shotgun sequence includes:
- the LOC18601521 gene encoding vacuolar amino acid transporter 1 isoform X1, which produces MATEHQDAAPDLNVPLVPDEKHSKLEDLEAPGNHVDIHTQGATSFFKTCFNGLNALSGVGILSIPYALASGGWLSLIFLFAIATAAFYSGLLIQRCMDADSNIRTYPDIGEHAFGNKGRLIVSVFMYIELYLVATGFLILEGDNLQKLFPNVDFEVAGLTVGGKQGFIIIVALIILPSVWLDNLSLLSYVSASGVLASAVILGSIIWTAAFDGIGFQQRGTLLNWDGIPTAVSLYAFCYCAHPVFPTLYTSMKKRHQFSNVLVICFVLCTLSYASMAIFGYLMFGSDVQSQITLNLPTNKLSSRVAIYTTLVNPISKYALMVTPIVNATKTWFPYHCNKRFLSLFVGTTLMISTVLVALAVPFFGSLMSLVGAFLSITASIIIPCLCYLKISGTYQRFGCEMVAIGLIILMGVAVVIFGTYTSVIDIIGNL; this is translated from the exons ATGGCGACTGAACACCAAGATGCCGCACCTGATCTTAATGTACCTCTGGTTCCTGACGAGAAGCACAGCAAATTAGAGGACCTGGAGGCACCTGGAAATCATGTTGATATCCACACCCAAGGGGCTACCTCCTTTTTCAAGACTTGTTTCAATGGACTGAATGCTTTATCAG GAGTTGGGATATTATCAATCCCATATGCACTGGCATCAGGAGGATGGTTGAGCTTGATATTTCTTTTTGCCATAGCCACGGCAGCATTCTACTCGGGTTTGTTGATTCAAAGATGTATGGATGCTGATTCTAATATCAGAACTTATCCTGACATAGGCGAGCATGCATTTGGGAACAAGGGGAGACTAATAGTATCAGTTTTCATGTACATCGAGCTCTACTTAGTCGCAACAGGATTTTTGATTCTAGAAGGAGATAACTTGCAAAAGTTGTTCCCAAATGTGGATTTTGAAGTAGCAGGACTAACAGTTGGTGGGAAACAAGGCTTTATAATAATCGTTGCCCTCATAATTTTGCCTTCTGTTTGGTTGGATAACTTGAGCCTTCTTTCTTACGTCTCTGCCAGCGGGGTTCTAGCTTCTGCAGTCATCCTTGGTTCAATTATCTGGACTGCTGCATTTGATGGAATTGGGTTTCAACAAAGGGGAACACTGCTAAATTGGGATGGAATCCCAACTGCTGTTAGCTTATACGCCTTCTGTTATTGTGCGCATCCAGTCTTCCCTACCCTTTACACTTCCATGAAAAAAAGGCATCAGTTCTCCAAT GTCCTGGTCATATGCTTTGTCTTGTGTACCCTCAGTTATGCATCAATGGCAATTTTTGGGTACTTAATGTTTGGTTCAGATGTTCAATCACAGATAACTTTGAACCTTCCGACTAACAAGCTCAGCTCAAGAGTGGCAATATACACCACCCTGGTCAATCCAATATCCAAATATGCATTGATGGTTACACCAATTGTCAATGCAACTAAAACCTGGTTTCCATATCACTGCAACAAGCGATTCCTCAGCCTCTTTGTTGGCACCACCTTGATGATCAGCACTGTTTTGGTGGCTCTGGCAGTTCCATTCTTCGGTTCCCTCATGTCCCTAGTTGGAGCATTTTTAAGTATCACAGCTTCGATCATAATACCATGCTTATGCTACTTGAAGATATCAGGAACATATCAGAGATTTGGGTGCGAAATGGTTGCTATAGGCCTTATAATACTAATGGGTGTTGCCGTGGTGATATTCGGTACTTACACATCTGTTATAGACATAATAGGCAATTTATAA
- the LOC18601521 gene encoding vacuolar amino acid transporter 1 isoform X2, which yields MEAMPLEQSSLTVPLIEDENEEGLGSKLEEVESNSAHASAGTTSVFRTCFNGLNALSGVGILSIPYALASGGWLSLIFLFAIATAAFYSGLLIQRCMDADSNIRTYPDIGEHAFGNKGRLIVSVFMYIELYLVATGFLILEGDNLQKLFPNVDFEVAGLTVGGKQGFIIIVALIILPSVWLDNLSLLSYVSASGVLASAVILGSIIWTAAFDGIGFQQRGTLLNWDGIPTAVSLYAFCYCAHPVFPTLYTSMKKRHQFSNVLVICFVLCTLSYASMAIFGYLMFGSDVQSQITLNLPTNKLSSRVAIYTTLVNPISKYALMVTPIVNATKTWFPYHCNKRFLSLFVGTTLMISTVLVALAVPFFGSLMSLVGAFLSITASIIIPCLCYLKISGTYQRFGCEMVAIGLIILMGVAVVIFGTYTSVIDIIGNL from the exons ATGGAGGCCATGCCACTTGAGCAATCATCCTTGACTGTGCCTCTCATTGAGGATGAGAATGAAGAAGGGTTAGGAAGCAAGCTAGAGGAAGTAGAATCAAATTCTGCTCACGCCAGTGCGGGCACTACGTCTGTTTTCAGAACCTGTTTTAATGGACTTAATGCTCTTTCAG GAGTTGGGATATTATCAATCCCATATGCACTGGCATCAGGAGGATGGTTGAGCTTGATATTTCTTTTTGCCATAGCCACGGCAGCATTCTACTCGGGTTTGTTGATTCAAAGATGTATGGATGCTGATTCTAATATCAGAACTTATCCTGACATAGGCGAGCATGCATTTGGGAACAAGGGGAGACTAATAGTATCAGTTTTCATGTACATCGAGCTCTACTTAGTCGCAACAGGATTTTTGATTCTAGAAGGAGATAACTTGCAAAAGTTGTTCCCAAATGTGGATTTTGAAGTAGCAGGACTAACAGTTGGTGGGAAACAAGGCTTTATAATAATCGTTGCCCTCATAATTTTGCCTTCTGTTTGGTTGGATAACTTGAGCCTTCTTTCTTACGTCTCTGCCAGCGGGGTTCTAGCTTCTGCAGTCATCCTTGGTTCAATTATCTGGACTGCTGCATTTGATGGAATTGGGTTTCAACAAAGGGGAACACTGCTAAATTGGGATGGAATCCCAACTGCTGTTAGCTTATACGCCTTCTGTTATTGTGCGCATCCAGTCTTCCCTACCCTTTACACTTCCATGAAAAAAAGGCATCAGTTCTCCAAT GTCCTGGTCATATGCTTTGTCTTGTGTACCCTCAGTTATGCATCAATGGCAATTTTTGGGTACTTAATGTTTGGTTCAGATGTTCAATCACAGATAACTTTGAACCTTCCGACTAACAAGCTCAGCTCAAGAGTGGCAATATACACCACCCTGGTCAATCCAATATCCAAATATGCATTGATGGTTACACCAATTGTCAATGCAACTAAAACCTGGTTTCCATATCACTGCAACAAGCGATTCCTCAGCCTCTTTGTTGGCACCACCTTGATGATCAGCACTGTTTTGGTGGCTCTGGCAGTTCCATTCTTCGGTTCCCTCATGTCCCTAGTTGGAGCATTTTTAAGTATCACAGCTTCGATCATAATACCATGCTTATGCTACTTGAAGATATCAGGAACATATCAGAGATTTGGGTGCGAAATGGTTGCTATAGGCCTTATAATACTAATGGGTGTTGCCGTGGTGATATTCGGTACTTACACATCTGTTATAGACATAATAGGCAATTTATAA
- the LOC18601523 gene encoding LOW QUALITY PROTEIN: ATP-dependent zinc metalloprotease FTSH 6, chloroplastic (The sequence of the model RefSeq protein was modified relative to this genomic sequence to represent the inferred CDS: inserted 1 base in 1 codon) produces the protein MAPALSLSVSHLPVCKSQDFSKDTCLPKGTNRENPSAKIASDVKLSKRKLLSSTALGLIGGLSVAQPIRAEPESPIESTSNRMSYSRFLQYLDEGAVRKVDLFENATVAIAEIYNPALDKIQRVRVQLPXLPQELLGKMKEKGVDFAAHPIDINWSVALLDLLGNLAFPSILLGTLLLRSSSPNTPGGPNLPFGLGRSKAKFEMEPNTGVTFNDVAGVDEAKQDFQEIVEFLKNPEKFAAVGAKIPKGVLLVGPPGTGKTLMAKAIAGEAGVPFFSLSGSEFIEMFVGVGASRVRDLFNKAKANSPCLVFIDEIDAVGRQRGTGIGGGNDEREQTLNQLLTEMDGFTGNTGVIVIAATTRPEILNSALLRPGRFDRQVTIGIPDIRGREEILKVHSNNKRLDKDVSLGVIAMRTPGFSGGDLANLMNEAAILAGRRGKDKITMKEIDDSIDRIMAGMEGTKMTDGKSKILVAYHEIGHAVCATLTPVHDPVQKVTLIPRGQARGLTWFIPGEDPALIAKQELFARIVGGLGGRSAEEIIFGESEITTGAAGDLQQITQIARQIVTRFGMSDTGPWALTDPAVQSSDVVLRMLARNSMSEKLAEDIDSSVRNIIESAYEVAKKHIRNNREAIDKIVEVLLEKETLTGDEFRTILSEFVDAPVVKADRSPVREMINLCSSIKHLSQVHAQILISNLHQDSFLLTELVRFSSLSPYKNLSYTHTLLVNSLNSTPSTWNILIRGYASSDTPQKAIWVLKEMRKRGLQRNKLTYPFVLKACARGEALAEGRQVHGEIFKHGLDDDVYVENNLVHFYGCCKKIIDAKQVFDGMGERTVVSWNAVLSACVENFCIEDAIGYFDKMRNCGLDETTIVIMLSACAELGSLSFGRLLHLQVVERGLILNCQLGTALVDMYAKSGYVGYASRVFDRMEEKNVWTWSAMILGFAQHGFAKEALEIFVKMMKSSCIRPNYVTYLGVLCACSHSGLVDDGYRYFHEMEYVHGIKPMMVHYGAMVDALGRAGRLKDAYTFIMNMPIEPDPILWRTLLSACTIHNVNDTDGVSDRVRKRLLELEPRRSGNLVMVANMYAEAGMWDRAANVRKVMRDGGLKKMAGESCLELNGSIYQFFSGYDSQFDFDGIYLLLDTLTLHMKMINIL, from the exons ATGGCACCTGCTCTATCTCTTTCTGTCTCCCACCTTCCAGTTTGCAAATCTCAAGACTTCTCGAAGGATACCTGCCTCCCAAAAGGAACTAATAGGGAAAACCCTTCTGCCAAAATAGCTTCAGATGTCAAGTTAAGTAAAAGAAAGCTATTGAGTTCAACTGCCTTGGGTCTTATTGGAGGTCTCTCAGTTGCTCAGCCAATAAGAGCTGAGCCAGAGAGCCCAATTGAAAGCACATCAAATAGAATGTCATATTCAAGATTCTTGCAGTACTTGGACGAAGGTGCTGTGAGAAAGGTGGACTTGTTCGAGAATGCAACTGTAGCGATTGCTGAGATATATAATCCTGCGCTTGACAAAATTCAGAGGGTAAGAGTCCAGTTAC TGTTGCCACAAGAATTACTCGGGAAAATGAAGGAGAAGGGTGTAGATTTTGCTGCTCATCCAATTGATATCAACTGGTCAGTTGCTTTACTTGACTTGTTGGGGAACTTGGCATTTCCTTCGATTTTGCTAGGCACTTTGTTGTTAAGGAGCTCATCTCCAAACACTCCTGGAGGTCCCAACTTGCCTTTTGGACTTGGAAG GAGCAAAGCCAAATTTGAGATGGAACCCAACACTGGAGTAACTTTTAATGATGTTGCTGGTGTTGATGAAGCTAAGCAAGATTTTCAAGAGATAGTTGAGTTCTTAAAAAACCCAGAGAAGTTTGCTGCGGTGGGTGCAAAAATTCCTAAAGGAGTGCTTTTAGTTGGACCTCCTGGGACTGGAAAGACATTGATGGCAAAGGCAATTGCAGGAGAAGCAGGGGTTCCTTTCTTTTCACTTTCTGGATCAGAGTTCATAGAGATGTTTGTTGGAGTAGGAGCTTCAAGAGTTAGGGATCTGTTTAACAAGGCAAAGGCTAATTCACCGTGCTTGGTGTTCATAGATGAGATTGATGCTGTTGGAAGGCAGAGAGGAACTGGTATAGGTGGAGGAAATGATGAGAGGGAGCAAACTCTAAATCAATTGCTAACTGAAATGGATGGTTTTACTGGCAACACTGGAGTTATCGTCATTGCTGCTACTACTAGGCCTGAAATTCTTAATTCTGCTTTGCTTAGGCCTGGAAGATTCGACAGACAG GTCACTATTGGGATACCAGATATAAGAGGCAGGGAAGAAATACTGAAGGTACATAGCAACAACAAGAGGCTGGATAAAGATGTTTCTCTCGGTGTAATTGCTATGAGGACACCAGGATTCAGTGGTGGAGATTTGGCAAACCTTATGAATGAAGCTGCCATTCTTGCCGGTAGAAGGGGCAAAGACAAGATCACAATGAAAGAGATTGATGACTCAATTGATCGAATTATGGCTGGAATGGAGGGAACAAAGATGACAGATGGAAAGAGCAAAATTCTTGTGGCCTACCATGAAATTGGACATGCTGTCTGTGC GACATTGACCCCAGTCCATGACCCAGTTCAAAAAGTCACTCTGATCCCCAGAGGCCAAGCTCGAGGCCTAACATGGTTCATACCAGGTGAAGATCCTGCTTTAATTGCCAAGCAAGAACTCTTTGCTAGAATAGTCGGAGGACTTGGTGGTAGGTCAGCAGAAGAGATAATCTTTGGAGAATCAGAAATTACTACAGGTGCTGCAGGGGACTTGCAACAAATAACACAAATAGCAAGACAG ATTGTAACAAGATTTGGCATGTCTGATACTGGACCTTGGGCATTAACTGATCCTGCAGTACAAAGTAGCGACGTGGTGTTAAGGATGCTGGCTAGGAATTCAATGTCTGAGAAACTAGCAGAAGACATTGATTCATCAGTTAGGAACATAATTGAGAGTGCATATGAGGTTGCAAAGAAGCATATAAGGAATAACCGCGAAGCCATTGATAAGATAGTGGAGGTGCTGCTGGAGAAAGAAACCCTTACAGGAGATGAGTTCAGAACAATCCTGTCAGAATTTGTTGATGCCCCTGTAGTAAAAGCAGACAGATCTCCAGTCCGTGAGATGATCAAT CTCTGTTCTTCAATCAAACACCTCTCTCAAGTCCATGCCCAAATCCTCATCTCTAATCTTCACCAAGACTCTTTCCTTCTCACCGAACTCGTCAGATTCTCCTCGCTATCTCCCTACAAAAATCTCAGCTACACGCATACCCTTCTAGTTAACTCACTCAACTCAACTCCCTCTACATGGAATATTCTTATCCGAGGCTATGCTTCTAGCGATACTCCACAAAAGGCAATCTGGGTACTTAAAGAAATGCGAAAACGAGGCCTTCAACGCAATAAACTTACGTACCCATTTGTTTTAAAGGCGTGCGCAAGGGGTGAAGCACTTGCGGAAGGTAGACAAGTTCATGGGGAGATTTTCAAGCATGGTTTAGATGATGATGTTTATGTTGAGAACAATTTGGTGCATTTTTATGGGTGTTGTAAGAAGATAATCGATGCAAAGCAAGTGTTCGATGGAATGGGTGAGAGAACTGTGGTTTCGTGGAATGCGGTGCTTTCTGCTTGTGTTGAGAATTTTTGCATTGAGGATGCAATTGGGTATTTTGATAAGATGAGGAATTGTGGGTTGGACGAAACCACAATAGTGATCATGCTCTCAGCGTGTGCAGAGCTAGGATCTTTAAGCTTCGGCAGGTTGCTTCATTTGCAAGTTGTTGAGAGaggtttaattttgaattgtcAATTGGGGACTGCACTTGTTGATATGTATGCGAAGAGTGGATATGTTGGTTATGCTAGTCGAGTTTTTGATAGAATGGAGGAGAAAAATGTGTGGACTTGGAGTGCAATGATATTGGGATTTGCGCAACACGGTTTTGCTAAGGAAGCCCTTGAAATTTTTGTAAAGATGATGAAAAGTTCTTGTATAAGACCGAATTACGTTACTTATCTTGGAGTTCTTTGTGCTTGTAGCCATTCTGGTTTGGTGGACGATGGGTACCGGTATTTTCATGAAATGGAGTATGTTCATGGGATTAAGCCTATGATGGTTCATTATGGTGCCATGGTTGATGCCTTGGGTCGTGCTGGTCGTCTGAAAGATGCTTACACTTTCATAATGAACATGCCTATTGAGCCTGACCCCATTTTATGGAGGACTTTGCTAAGTGCATGCACTATTCATAATGTTAATGATACTGATGGCGTCAGTGATAGGGTGAGAAAGAGGTTGCTTGAGTTGGAGCCAAGAAGGAGTGGAAATTTGGTGATGGTTGCAAACATGTATGCAGAAGCTGGAATGTGGGATAGAGCAGCAAATGTACGGAAGGTTATGAGGGATGGAGGGTTGAAAAAGATGGCTGGTGAAAGCTGTCTTGAGTTAAATGGCTCCATTTATCAGTTTTTTTCAGGGTATGATTctcaatttgattttgatggcATCTATCTATTGCTAGATACACTGACCTTACACATGAAAATGATTAACATTTTGTAG
- the LOC18601525 gene encoding uncharacterized protein LOC18601525 yields the protein MEQTEEGIGIKVYNATPPEGTTPTSSLPRLPPEPGRKRKAVAKGVQKTISKTSMLVNFLPTGTLLTFEMVLPSVYRNGDCSPVNTMMIYFLLCLCALSCFFFHFTDSFRGPDGKVYYGFVTPKGLAVFKAGLDVETPKDEKYKVGLTDLVHAIMSVLVFMAIAFSDHRVTNCVFPGHEKEMDQVMESFPLMVGIVCSGLFLVFPTTRYGVGCMAA from the coding sequence ATGGAACAAACTGAAGAAGGAATCGGCATCAAAGTATACAATGCAACACCACCAGAAGGTACTACACCAACCTCCTCCCTCCCTCGGCTGCCTCCCGAACCCGGCCGGAAGAGGAAAGCTGTGGCCAAAGGAGTACAAAAAACAATATCCAAAACTTCGATGCTTGTAAACTTCCTTCCAACAGGCACCCTTTTAACTTTTGAAATGGTTCTCCCTTCTGTTTACCGCAATGGTGATTGCTCCCCTGTTAACACCATGATGATTTACTTCCTCTTATGCCTTTGCGCGCTCTCTTgcttcttctttcattttacTGATAGTTTCCGGGGTCCTGATGGGAAAGTTTACTATGGTTTCGTGACCCCTAAGGGACTGGCTGTGTTCAAGGCTGGTCTCGATGTGGAAACTCCGAAAGACGAGAAATACAAGGTTGGGCTCACTGATTTGGTGCACGCAATCATGTCGGTCTTGGTGTTCATGGCAATTGCGTTTTCGGATCATAGAGTTACAAACTGTGTATTCCCGGGGCATGAGAAGGAAATGGATCAAGTTATGGAGAGTTTTCCATTGATGGTGGGGATTGTTTGCAGTGGCTTGTTTCTTGTGTTTCCTACCACTAGATATGGCGTGGGTTGTATGGCTgcttaa
- the LOC18601526 gene encoding beta-1,3-galactosyltransferase GALT1 isoform X2 — protein MKKWLGGLLLGSFLVLLILRYDVMIKNSFGKNSLQRSMTVNLTDPPLKWIQPTIAPAVQNSEAVSQVVFADRFVSGIFLERNFSHEIQASLLTSNQMKHIVNHTKGLPNALEAVREARVAWENLLDTVAKKQQSEGNESSLENVKEKQCPYFLNNMNSANIGHGDYKLRIPCGLIQGSAITIIGIPDGLLGNFRIDLKGEEIRGKPDPPTILHYNVRLQGDKVTQDPVIVQNTWTADRGWGEEERCPSAGEGNKKKVDDLKQCSDKVGKVDSRRFATNESSVISLWPSTAENKTRSKQYFPFKLGYLSVMTLRVGEEGFQMTVDGKHITSLAYREGLEPWLVTEVRISGDIKLTSVLASGLPTSEDLEHINDLDSLRAVPLLPNQPLDLFIGVFSTANNFKRRMAVRRTWMQYPAVKSGAVAVRFFVGLHKNQIVNEELWSEIKTYGDVQLMPFVDYYGLITWKTVAICIFGTETASAKYIMKTDDDAFVRVDEVLAFLNKGNVSHGLLYGLIKYDAQPHRNTDSKWYISPEEYPGSTYPPWAHGPGYVVSHDIAKAVYVMHKEGRLHMFKLEDVAMGIWIAEMKREGLKVYYINEERVYNEGCKDGYVVAHYQSPRELLCLWQKLEEESVAKCCA, from the exons atgaagaagtgGTTGGGAGGTCTATTACTAGGGTCCTTTCTTGTGCTGCTGATATTGAGATATGATGTGATGATCAAAAACTCTTTTGGGAAGAATTCCCTTCAACGTAGTATGACCGTAAACTTGACTGATCCTCCTCTTAAATGGATTCAACCTACTATTGCTCCAGCAGTTCAAAATTCAGAAGCTGTTAGTCAAGTAGTTTTCGCTGACAGGTTTGTGTCTGGAATCTTTCTTGAGAGGAATTTCTCTCATGAAATTCAAGCTTCTTTATTGACATCGAATCAGATGAAGCATATTGTTAATCATACTAAAGGCTTACCTAATGCGCTAGAGGCTGTTAGAGAAGCTCGGGTTGCATGGGAAAATCTTTTGGATACCGTTGCAAAGAAGCAACAAAGTGAGGGTAATGAAAGTTCACTTGAGAatgtaaaagagaaacaatGTCCCTATTTCCTGAATAATATGAATTCTGCCAATATTGGCCATGGAGATTACAAACTAAGAATTCCATGTGGCCTTATTCAAGGCTCTGCAATCACTATAATTGGCATTCCAGATGGTCTTTTGGGAAACTTCCGAATTGATTTAAAAGGAGAAGAAATTCGAGGGAAGCCAGATCCTCCTACTATTTTGCATTACAATGTTCGCCTCCAAggtgataaggttactcaggATCCTGTAATTGTCCAAAACACATGGACTGCTGATCGTGGTTGGGGTGAAGAAGAGCGGTGCCCGTCTGCAggtgaaggaaataaaaagaaag TGGATGATTTGAAACAATGCAGTGATAAGGTGGGTAAAGTTGATAGCCGGAGGTTTGCAACCAATGAATCTTCAGTCATTTCTCTATGGCCATCAACGGCAGAAAACAAAACTAGAAGCAAGCAATACTTTCCATTTAAGCTGGGGTATTTGTCTGTTATGACACTTAGGGTTGGAGAAGAAGGATTTCAGATGACTGTTGATGGAAAGCATATAACATCATTGGCTTACCGTGAA GGTCTGGAGCCATGGCTTGTCACTGAAGTGAGGATATCTGGAGATATAAAGTTGACTTCTGTCCTGGCTAGTGGTTTACCCACATCTGAGGATCTAGAGCACATTAATGATTTGGACTCCCTGAGAGCGGTTCCTCTCCTACCAAACCAGCCATTAGACCTCTTTATTGGAGTCTTTTCTACAGCAAACAACTTCAAGCGTAGGATGGCTGTTCGCAGAACATGGATGCAGTACCCTGCTGTGAAGTCAGGAGCTGTTGCAGTACGCTTTTTTGTTGGTTTG CATAAAAACCAGATAGTGAATGAGGAACTCTGGAGTGAGATAAAGACATATGGAGACGTTCAGCTGATGCCTTTTGTTGACTACTATGGTCTTATCACTTGGAAGACTGTAGCAATCTGCATTTTTGGG ACAGAGACTGCTTCAGCCAAATATATCATGAAGACAGACGATGATGCCTTTGTTCGTGTGGATGAAGTGTTAGCTTTTTTAAATAAGGGAAATGTAAGCCATGGATTGCTTTATGGTCTTATAAAGTATGATGCTCAGCCTCATCGGAACACTGACAGTAAATGGTATATCAGCCCTGAG GAGTATCCTGGAAGTACTTACCCTCCTTGGGCACATGGCCCTGGTTATGTGGTATCGCATGACATAGCTAAGGCAGTCTATGTAATGCACAAAGAAGGTCGTTTGCAT ATGTTTAAGCTAGAGGATGTAGCAATGGGAATCTGGATAGCAGAGATGAAAAGGGAAGGGTTGAAGGTCTATTATATAAATGAAGAGCGGGTCTACAATGAAGGGTGCAAGGATGGTTATGTTGTTGCTCACTACCAAAGCCCCAGAGAGCTGCTTTGCCTATGGCAAAAGTTGGAAGAAGAGAGTGTGGCTAAATGCTGTGCTTGA
- the LOC18601526 gene encoding beta-1,3-galactosyltransferase GALT1 isoform X1: protein MKKWLGGLLLGSFLVLLILRYDVMIKNSFGKNSLQRSMTVNLTDPPLKWIQPTIAPAVQNSEAVSQVVFADRFVSGIFLERNFSHEIQASLLTSNQMKHIVNHTKGLPNALEAVREARVAWENLLDTVAKKQQSEGNESSLENVKEKQCPYFLNNMNSANIGHGDYKLRIPCGLIQGSAITIIGIPDGLLGNFRIDLKGEEIRGKPDPPTILHYNVRLQGDKVTQDPVIVQNTWTADRGWGEEERCPSAGEGNKKKVDDLKQCSDKVGKVDSRRFATNESSVISLWPSTAENKTRSKQYFPFKLGYLSVMTLRVGEEGFQMTVDGKHITSLAYREGLEPWLVTEVRISGDIKLTSVLASGLPTSEDLEHINDLDSLRAVPLLPNQPLDLFIGVFSTANNFKRRMAVRRTWMQYPAVKSGAVAVRFFVGLHKNQIVNEELWSEIKTYGDVQLMPFVDYYGLITWKTVAICIFGTETASAKYIMKTDDDAFVRVDEVLAFLNKGNVSHGLLYGLIKYDAQPHRNTDSKWYISPEEYPGSTYPPWAHGPGYVVSHDIAKAVYVMHKEGRLHITS, encoded by the exons atgaagaagtgGTTGGGAGGTCTATTACTAGGGTCCTTTCTTGTGCTGCTGATATTGAGATATGATGTGATGATCAAAAACTCTTTTGGGAAGAATTCCCTTCAACGTAGTATGACCGTAAACTTGACTGATCCTCCTCTTAAATGGATTCAACCTACTATTGCTCCAGCAGTTCAAAATTCAGAAGCTGTTAGTCAAGTAGTTTTCGCTGACAGGTTTGTGTCTGGAATCTTTCTTGAGAGGAATTTCTCTCATGAAATTCAAGCTTCTTTATTGACATCGAATCAGATGAAGCATATTGTTAATCATACTAAAGGCTTACCTAATGCGCTAGAGGCTGTTAGAGAAGCTCGGGTTGCATGGGAAAATCTTTTGGATACCGTTGCAAAGAAGCAACAAAGTGAGGGTAATGAAAGTTCACTTGAGAatgtaaaagagaaacaatGTCCCTATTTCCTGAATAATATGAATTCTGCCAATATTGGCCATGGAGATTACAAACTAAGAATTCCATGTGGCCTTATTCAAGGCTCTGCAATCACTATAATTGGCATTCCAGATGGTCTTTTGGGAAACTTCCGAATTGATTTAAAAGGAGAAGAAATTCGAGGGAAGCCAGATCCTCCTACTATTTTGCATTACAATGTTCGCCTCCAAggtgataaggttactcaggATCCTGTAATTGTCCAAAACACATGGACTGCTGATCGTGGTTGGGGTGAAGAAGAGCGGTGCCCGTCTGCAggtgaaggaaataaaaagaaag TGGATGATTTGAAACAATGCAGTGATAAGGTGGGTAAAGTTGATAGCCGGAGGTTTGCAACCAATGAATCTTCAGTCATTTCTCTATGGCCATCAACGGCAGAAAACAAAACTAGAAGCAAGCAATACTTTCCATTTAAGCTGGGGTATTTGTCTGTTATGACACTTAGGGTTGGAGAAGAAGGATTTCAGATGACTGTTGATGGAAAGCATATAACATCATTGGCTTACCGTGAA GGTCTGGAGCCATGGCTTGTCACTGAAGTGAGGATATCTGGAGATATAAAGTTGACTTCTGTCCTGGCTAGTGGTTTACCCACATCTGAGGATCTAGAGCACATTAATGATTTGGACTCCCTGAGAGCGGTTCCTCTCCTACCAAACCAGCCATTAGACCTCTTTATTGGAGTCTTTTCTACAGCAAACAACTTCAAGCGTAGGATGGCTGTTCGCAGAACATGGATGCAGTACCCTGCTGTGAAGTCAGGAGCTGTTGCAGTACGCTTTTTTGTTGGTTTG CATAAAAACCAGATAGTGAATGAGGAACTCTGGAGTGAGATAAAGACATATGGAGACGTTCAGCTGATGCCTTTTGTTGACTACTATGGTCTTATCACTTGGAAGACTGTAGCAATCTGCATTTTTGGG ACAGAGACTGCTTCAGCCAAATATATCATGAAGACAGACGATGATGCCTTTGTTCGTGTGGATGAAGTGTTAGCTTTTTTAAATAAGGGAAATGTAAGCCATGGATTGCTTTATGGTCTTATAAAGTATGATGCTCAGCCTCATCGGAACACTGACAGTAAATGGTATATCAGCCCTGAG GAGTATCCTGGAAGTACTTACCCTCCTTGGGCACATGGCCCTGGTTATGTGGTATCGCATGACATAGCTAAGGCAGTCTATGTAATGCACAAAGAAGGTCGTTTGCAT ATTACAAGTTAA